From one Triticum urartu cultivar G1812 chromosome 3, Tu2.1, whole genome shotgun sequence genomic stretch:
- the LOC125546428 gene encoding protein NETWORKED 2A-like isoform X1, which translates to MLQRAASNAYSWWWASHIRTKQSKWLDNHLQDMEHLVKCMLLLLGEEADSFSKRAEMYYKRRPEVITQVEEVYRMYRGLADRYDIMSGELHKANHTIATAFPDQVQYAMLEEEDDNVPKAFTPVDPRKIHKSTVDGLLKKKKGDVPGAGGDKKEQAPMSKENAREEISRLQKAILVMQTEKEFIKNSYESGIAKYWDLEKEINEMQAKACHFQDKFDVSAVIEDDEARALMTATALKSCEDTIVRLQEQRKTAAKQALDESERVKVLREKLKPIMDEHGKSLPDLVEKNIRKNHVTEMGDVYHVKLGELQMQTLVDKIKENFTSDCNITMDEITEQIDELVNKVVDLELMVSSQTSQIDRMHRENEELENSVKSLEEEKGSSELDEKLKQVEEELVRVQALESSFHKDESTIRSNFTETISRFSNFADMLQSPVCDYQAPGSTAHTSAPTGEEAPPPTEPSSKSHPPPPEEEEDKQQVEEEKAAVVQTPQPQQASTEDAAAAAPQPQQASTGDAAAAAVPQPQQASTGDAAAVPQSQQASTGDAAAAAPQPQQASTGDAAAVPQSQQASTGDAAAAAPQPQQASTGDAAAAAAAAPAPVDVVKTGAAASATGASVVDGTKNSDHGHEKISRPGSLARLRHISSDAEESEEQKEKGCVDGDMKKLQERLMDGLEDKEKVLLSEYTSLLEDYKDTKRKLLDVEKKNQECLNEIRSLRNLIAEKEKEKERERGSIRGGHRRTPSLSHQRKQSLSSISKLIRMGSNMQDDPPAADLDDMRLPSIAEVENPSPLEEKFRRDIDTLLEENLEFWMKFSSSMGRVQEFQNKYDDLRRVTADGADGEKKLRALKTELQVWSEQNAMLRGELQCRFASLCDIQEEISTALEMDTEQAEEAEEGAPRFTSYSAGKFQGEVLNMQQENNRVSDELQSGLDHVKTIQFAIEKKLNEGVNLSSPAPAEEGEEEVVGPDGVLARVPTKAKVPLQSFLFPTKPKKPSLFARVTPAVLHKQQLDMKLDMKLDMKFLPKLPR; encoded by the exons ATGCTGCAGCGGGCGGCGAGCAATGCGTACTCATGGTGGTGGGCGAGCCACATCCGCACCAAGCAGTCCAAATGGCTCGACAATCACCTCCAAG ATATGGAGCACCTGGTCAAGTGCATGCTCTTACTCCTTGGAGAGGAAGCCGATTCCTTTTCAAAGCGAGCAGAGATGTACTACAAGAGGCGGCCTGAGGTGATCACTCAGGTGGAAGAAGTGTACCGGATGTACAGGGGTCTCGCCGACCGGTATGACATCATGTCAGGGGAGCTGCACAAGGCAAACCACACCATCGCTACCGCCTTCCCTGACCAGGTTCAGTATGCGATGCTAGAAGAGGAGGATGACAACGTCCCAAAGGCGTTCACCCCGGTCGATCCGCGCAAGATCCACAAGTCGACCGTCGATGggttgctgaagaagaagaaaggaGATGTGCCAGGAGCCGGCGGAGACAAGAAGGAACAAGCTCCGATGAGCAAGGAGAATGCACGAGAAGAGATTAGCAGGCTACAGAAAGCTATACTTGTGATGCAGACCGAGAAAGAGTTCATCAAGAACTCGTACGAGAGTGGCATTGCCAAGTACTGGGATCTTGAGAAGGAAATCAATGAGATGCAGGCAAAAGCTTGCCACTTCCAAGACAAGTTCGACGTAAGCGCAGTGATCGAGGACGATGAAGCCAGAGCCTTGATGACAGCGACGGCCCTCAAATCCTGTGAAGACACCATTGTCAGATTGCAAGAACAGCGGAAGACGGCTGCTAAGCAGGCATTGGACGAATCTGAACGGGTCAAGGTGTTGAGAGAGAAGCTCAAGCCTATAATGGACGAACATGGCAAGTCTCTACCGGACCTGGTGGAGAAAAACATACGGAAGAATCATGTCACGGAGATGGGAGACGTGTACCATGTGAAGCTGGGTGAGCTGCAGATGCAAACGTTAGTCGACAAGATCAAGGAAAACTTCACGAGCGACTGCAACATCACCATGGACGAGATCACAGAGCAGATCGACGAGCTTGTCAACAAAGTTGTCGATTTGGAGCTTATGGTTTCGTCGCAGACCTCGCAGATCGACAGAATGCACCGCGAAAATGAGGAGCTGGAGAATTCCGTCAAGAGCCTGGAGGAAGAGAAAGGCTCGAGCGAACTGGACGAGAAGCTGAAGCAGGTGGAAGAAGAGCTGGTCAGAGTGCAGGCTCTCGAAAGCTCCTTCCATAAAGACGAGAGCACGATACGTTCAAACTTCACCGAAACGATAAGCAGATTCAGTAATTTCGCCGACATGTTGCAGTCGCCAGTTTGCGACTACCAGGCTCCTGGTTCTACTGCTCACACGTCGGCGCCAACCGGTGAGGAAGCACCGCCTCCTACCGAGCCATCCAGCAAGAGCCATCCACCTCCAcctgaggaagaagaagacaaacaaCAGGTAGAAGAAGAGAAGGCCGCCGTCGTGCAGACTCCTCAACCCCAACAAGCCAGCACTGaagatgctgctgctgctgctcctcaACCCCAACAAGCCAGCACTGgagatgctgctgctgctgctgttccTCAACCCCAACAAGCCAGCACTGGAGATGCTGCTGCTGTTCCTCAATCCCAACAAGCCAGCACTGgagatgctgctgctgctgctcctcaACCCCAACAAGCCAGCACTGGAGATGCTGCTGCTGTTCCTCAATCCCAACAAGCCAGCACTGgagatgctgctgctgctgctcctcaACCCCAACAAGCCAGCACTGgagatgctgctgctgctgctgctgctgctcctgcACCCGTTGATGTGGTGAAAACAGGGGCGGCAGCGAGCGCTACTGGTGCGTCTGTCGTAGATGGCACTAAAAATTCAGATCATGGGCATGAGAAGATTTCGCGGCCGGGTTCGCTGGCACGGCTTCGCCACATCTCTTCTGACGCTGAAGAATCTGAGGAGCAAAAGGAGAAGGGCTGTGTTGACGGTGACATGAAGAAACTGCAAGAGCGGCTCATGGATGGCCTGGAAGATAAGGAGAAGGTCCTGCTATCCGAGTACACCTCGCTCCTGGAGGACTACAAGGACACCAAAAGGAAGCTGCTGGATGTGGAGAAGAAGAACCAGGAGTGCCTCAATGAGATCAGGTCGCTGCGCAATCTTATCgcagagaaggagaaggagaaggagagggagaggggcagCATCAGAGGAGGACACAGGAGGACACCCAGCCTTAGCCATCAGAGGAAGCAGAGCCTTTCTTCCATCTCTAAGCTCATCAGGATGGGCTCAAACATGCAAGACGACCCTCCTGCTGCTGACCTTGACGACATGAGGCTGCCGTCCATCGCCGAGGTTGAGAACCCGTCGCCGCTGGAGGAGAAGTTCAGGCGCGACATCGACACGCTGCTGGAGGAGAACCTCGAGTTCTGGATGAAGTTCAGCTCCTCCATGGGCCGGGTGCAGGAGTTCCAGAACAAGTACGACGACCTCAGGAGGGTCACGGCGGACGGCGCCGACGGCGAGAAGAAGCTCCGGGCGCTCAAGACGGAGCTGCAGGTGTGGTCGGAGCAGAACGCGATGCTGCGGGGCGAGCTGCAGTGCAGGTTCGCGTCGCTCTGCGACATCCAGGAGGAGATCTCGACAGCCCTGGAGATGGACACGGAGCAGGCGGAGGAGGCCGAGGAGGGGGCGCCGCGCTTCACCTCCTACAGCGCCGGCAAGTTCCAGGGGGAGGTGCTCAACATGCAGCAGGAGAACAACCGGGTCTCCGACGAGCTGCAGAGCGGCCTCGACCACGTCAAGACGATCCAGTTTGCCATCGAGAAGAAGCTCAATGAGGGcgtcaacctctcctcccccgcaccggcggaggagggggaggaggaggtggtcggGCCGGACGGGGTGCTGGCGCGGGTGCCGACCAAGGCCAAGGTGCCGCTGCAGAGCTTCCTGTTCCCGACCAAGCCCAAGAAGCCGTCGCTGTTCGCGCGCGTCACGCCGGCCGTGCTCCACAAGCAGCAGTTAGACATGAAGTTAGACATGAAGTTAGACATGAAGTTCCTCCCCAAGTTGCCAAGGTAG